From the genome of Haloarchaeobius salinus, one region includes:
- a CDS encoding DUF3267 domain-containing protein: MSSPPVRDGQTSAEAPAPPDGEAYEPPRRAGYRAGTPFRYSALTLTLLSVVVSPIALVVFAWLATTTAGFETAFPFVVFEETTDGFTLALDIAQFGTVFVVALVGTVVLHELVHGLVFRLLGFDVSFGVAPRLGAFYTAIFEQFQTRRQLAIAVLAPLVVLTPIGVLLLLVPGPHVPFVWFGLVLNTGGAVGDLFVVWRLRRLPPGTLFYDVDAYTSYIYEPE; this comes from the coding sequence ATGTCGTCACCTCCGGTCCGAGACGGCCAGACGTCCGCCGAGGCTCCCGCGCCGCCGGACGGTGAGGCGTACGAACCCCCCAGGCGGGCCGGCTACCGCGCCGGCACCCCGTTTCGCTACTCCGCGCTGACGCTCACGCTGCTTTCGGTGGTCGTCAGCCCGATCGCGCTCGTCGTCTTCGCCTGGCTGGCGACCACGACCGCCGGCTTCGAAACTGCGTTCCCGTTCGTCGTCTTCGAGGAGACCACCGACGGGTTCACGCTCGCGCTCGACATCGCCCAGTTCGGCACGGTGTTCGTCGTCGCGCTCGTCGGCACCGTCGTCCTCCACGAGCTGGTCCACGGACTCGTCTTCCGGCTGCTCGGCTTCGACGTCTCGTTCGGTGTCGCCCCCAGGCTCGGCGCGTTCTACACGGCGATCTTCGAGCAGTTCCAGACGCGACGCCAGCTCGCCATCGCCGTCCTCGCGCCGCTCGTCGTCCTCACGCCCATCGGCGTCCTCCTGCTCCTGGTTCCGGGGCCGCACGTCCCGTTCGTCTGGTTCGGGCTGGTCCTGAACACCGGCGGCGCGGTCGGCGACCTGTTCGTGGTCTGGCGGCTGCGCCGGCTCCCGCCCGGGACCCTGTTCTACGACGTGGACGCGTACACCTCGTACATCTACGAACCGGAGTGA
- the fabG gene encoding 3-oxoacyl-[acyl-carrier-protein] reductase — MHMDGRTCVITGAGRGIGRGIAEHLGREGANVVVNYRSSAESAESACEEIRREGGDAIASQADVTDMVEVEAMREEAHDAFGSVDVLVNNAGITKDTRFVKMSREDWDKVMDVNLGGMFNCTKTFYDDIWEATEGRLINISSIVGKQGNFGQANYAAAKAGMFGFTRTIAIELASGGSTANCVAPGFTRTDMLESVPEDVKERIVSQIPLGRFAEIEDIAAIVRFLASEESSYITGEVIDANGGMDL; from the coding sequence ATGCACATGGACGGACGCACATGCGTCATCACAGGCGCAGGACGCGGCATCGGACGCGGCATCGCCGAGCACCTCGGTCGGGAGGGAGCGAACGTCGTGGTCAACTACCGGTCGTCGGCCGAGTCGGCCGAGTCGGCCTGCGAGGAGATCCGCCGGGAGGGCGGTGACGCCATCGCGTCCCAGGCGGACGTGACCGACATGGTCGAGGTCGAGGCCATGCGCGAGGAGGCCCACGACGCGTTCGGCTCCGTCGACGTCCTCGTCAACAACGCGGGCATCACGAAGGACACCCGGTTCGTGAAGATGTCGCGCGAGGACTGGGACAAGGTGATGGACGTGAACCTCGGCGGGATGTTCAACTGCACGAAGACGTTCTACGACGACATCTGGGAGGCGACCGAGGGCCGTCTCATCAACATCTCCTCCATCGTCGGCAAGCAGGGCAACTTCGGGCAGGCCAACTACGCCGCGGCGAAAGCGGGGATGTTCGGCTTCACGCGGACCATCGCTATCGAGCTCGCGAGCGGCGGCTCGACGGCCAACTGCGTCGCGCCCGGCTTCACCCGGACCGACATGCTCGAGAGCGTCCCGGAGGACGTCAAAGAGCGCATCGTCTCCCAGATCCCGCTCGGACGGTTCGCGGAGATCGAGGACATCGCCGCCATCGTCCGGTTCCTCGCGAGCGAGGAGTCCTCGTACATCACCGGCGAGGTCATCGACGCCAACGGCGGGATGGACCTGTAG